In bacterium, the DNA window ATCGCCTTTTACATACTGCGCCACGCCCAAACTGGCCGTGACATGAAGATTATGCTTAAAAATATGTTTGCTCAAAACTATTCTCAGTTTCTCGGCGACTATAAAAGCCTGTTTTAGCGTCGCTTCCAGGGCAATAATCGCAAATTCTTCTCCGCCAACCCTCGCGAAATAATCATTTTTCCTTATGCTTTTCTGGCAAATATCGGCAACCGACCTTAAAACGGAATCACCCACATCATGCCCGTAATTATCATTTATTTCTTTAAAATAATCAGCGTCAAGCATAATGACGGCAAGTGATGAACTGTATCTTTCGGCTCTTCTTATTTCGTTTTTAAGATGGGAATAGAAACTCGCCCTGTTATAACATTTTGTCAAATTATCGTATACGGCGGAAAATTCGAGTTTGTCATGCACCCATTTTTTTACCATCAGGATTATCAGCAGGATCAGGAACAGGTTGACAATGGTGCCGAGCAGCACAAAATTCATATATTTAAATTTCGACTCGGAAACAAACTGAGCCTCAAAAACCGAGGTATTGGCCAGGCTCCAGCATTCTTCGCTTAAAATAAATATGTCCGTCCGGATACGGCTGTCCCTGTTTTTGTTATAAACATCCAATTTGTCCTTAAGGATACCCCATTTGCTTTTTAGTTCAAGTATCGAGTCAAAGAACGGCTTATCTTTAATGCCGTATAATTTAAACCTGTAGTTCTTTTCAAGGAGAAGATCAAGTATAACATCCGTTTTTTCTATTATCTCGCCGGCATCTTTTCCGCATAATTCAAGTTTTACCGACCTTTGTATCGAACCTCTTACGATACCCGTGTAATTCACAATCCTTGCGTCATACCTTATATAATTGGTTATCATGAAAAGAAAAAAACCATTGATTACAAAAAAAACGAGAAGAAGCAACGCTATGAGAATTATCTTTTTGGATACCTTAACCAAATATTTTCCCCGTAACTTGTTTTGTATTATTATATGATTATACGGGAAAACGCATCATATGGGCAAGAATATCGTTAAATAAGAAGTTGAGCGGATAAGCGGTTCAACAGTTAGAAAAGCTGAACTCTGTATACTGCCACTAGTTAACAAAGAGCCGTTAGCTCTAACTTAAAT includes these proteins:
- a CDS encoding GGDEF domain-containing protein — protein: MITNYIRYDARIVNYTGIVRGSIQRSVKLELCGKDAGEIIEKTDVILDLLLEKNYRFKLYGIKDKPFFDSILELKSKWGILKDKLDVYNKNRDSRIRTDIFILSEECWSLANTSVFEAQFVSESKFKYMNFVLLGTIVNLFLILLIILMVKKWVHDKLEFSAVYDNLTKCYNRASFYSHLKNEIRRAERYSSSLAVIMLDADYFKEINDNYGHDVGDSVLRSVADICQKSIRKNDYFARVGGEEFAIIALEATLKQAFIVAEKLRIVLSKHIFKHNLHVTASLGVAQYVKGDTEDDIMKRADIALYKAKHNGRNRVEMEV